One Maribacter cobaltidurans genomic window carries:
- a CDS encoding TPM domain-containing protein — MRYLKASLSFLLFFSFLHVWSQFEIPPKPDLETSVYDYINLLPTGQKSSLEQKLIRYSDSTSTQIVMAIIASTEGENINYLGAQWGQKWGIGQSGKDNGILVILARDDRKIAINNGYGVEGSLTDAMSRRIIQNIIIPEFKKGDYYQGLNLGADAIFDVLTGEFKEDRSFNESKGPPFSTFLPFIIFLVILFILWNRKGGNNGRGGRRRGLSPWDVIILSNMGRSGSSGGGFGGGSFGGGGFGGGFGGGGFGGGGASGGW; from the coding sequence ATGAGATATCTAAAGGCTAGCCTTAGTTTTTTATTGTTTTTTAGTTTTCTTCATGTTTGGAGTCAGTTTGAGATACCTCCTAAACCTGATTTAGAAACAAGCGTTTACGATTACATAAATCTGCTACCTACGGGACAAAAAAGTTCTCTTGAACAAAAATTAATCCGATATTCAGATAGTACCTCTACCCAAATTGTAATGGCTATCATTGCCAGTACCGAGGGCGAAAACATTAACTATTTGGGTGCACAATGGGGTCAAAAATGGGGTATTGGTCAAAGTGGAAAGGACAACGGAATTTTGGTCATACTAGCCCGTGACGACCGAAAGATTGCCATCAATAACGGCTACGGCGTAGAAGGTTCCTTAACGGACGCTATGTCTCGCAGAATCATTCAAAATATTATCATTCCAGAGTTTAAAAAAGGTGATTACTACCAAGGCCTTAATCTGGGAGCGGATGCCATATTCGATGTTCTTACCGGCGAATTCAAGGAAGATAGGAGTTTTAATGAAAGTAAGGGGCCACCTTTCTCCACCTTTTTACCCTTTATTATTTTCCTTGTGATTCTATTCATCTTATGGAACCGTAAAGGAGGAAACAATGGTCGTGGAGGTAGAAGGCGTGGGCTTAGTCCGTGGGATGTTATCATCCTAAGCAATATGGGTAGAAGCGGCTCTTCCGGCGGAGGTTTTGGCGGTGGAAGCTTCGGAGGCGGAGGCTTTGGCGGCGGATTCGGAGGCGGCGGATTCGGAGGCGGAGGTGCTTCGGGAGGTTGGTAA
- a CDS encoding TPM domain-containing protein yields MSKVEDFLTQTEEQEIVEAILEAERNTSGEIRVHIEAHTRSDHYERAKEVFHLLKMDNTKDGNGVLIYVAVNDKKFVICGDKGINKVVPNGFWDSTRNSIEAHFKEGKFKEGLIAGILEAGKELQDHFPWQPDDTNELSNEISKG; encoded by the coding sequence ATGTCCAAAGTAGAGGATTTTTTGACCCAGACCGAAGAACAAGAAATTGTCGAGGCCATTCTGGAAGCAGAAAGAAATACTTCTGGGGAAATCCGTGTACACATTGAAGCCCATACAAGGTCTGACCATTATGAACGTGCCAAGGAAGTTTTCCATTTATTGAAGATGGACAATACCAAGGACGGGAATGGGGTTTTGATCTATGTTGCAGTAAACGACAAGAAATTTGTAATTTGCGGGGATAAGGGAATCAATAAGGTAGTTCCCAATGGTTTTTGGGATTCTACCCGAAATAGTATTGAGGCCCATTTTAAAGAAGGAAAATTTAAGGAAGGCCTAATTGCCGGAATTTTAGAAGCTGGAAAGGAATTACAGGACCATTTTCCTTGGCAACCTGATGATACAAACGAACTTAGCAATGAGATATCTAAAGGCTAG
- a CDS encoding LemA family protein: protein MKKGIIALIVLGVLAFGIYQWAVSFNNTAIALKETSTKTWANVESAYQRRNDLIGNLVKTVQGAADFERGTLTDVIEARAKATSVNIDPTNITPEQLANFNQAQSGLSSALSRLLVTVERYPDLKANQNFLELQSQLEGTENRINVARDRFNATVEPYNLHIKKFPNSILAGIFNFDELAYFKSEAGSEQAPDVNFEFD from the coding sequence ATGAAAAAAGGAATAATTGCTTTAATAGTACTGGGCGTTCTCGCCTTTGGAATTTATCAATGGGCAGTCAGTTTTAACAATACCGCCATTGCCCTAAAGGAAACTTCCACAAAAACGTGGGCGAATGTAGAAAGCGCCTACCAAAGAAGAAACGACCTTATTGGAAATTTGGTAAAAACCGTACAGGGTGCGGCAGACTTTGAACGCGGAACGTTAACCGATGTTATTGAGGCAAGGGCAAAAGCTACCTCGGTTAATATCGACCCAACAAATATTACTCCGGAACAATTGGCGAATTTCAACCAGGCCCAAAGTGGACTAAGCAGTGCCTTAAGCCGATTGTTAGTTACCGTAGAGCGGTATCCAGATTTAAAAGCAAATCAAAACTTTTTGGAACTACAGTCCCAATTGGAAGGAACGGAAAATAGGATCAATGTAGCGAGGGACCGTTTTAATGCTACTGTTGAACCCTATAACCTGCATATAAAAAAGTTTCCAAACTCCATTTTGGCAGGAATTTTCAATTTTGATGAATTGGCCTATTTTAAATCCGAAGCGGGTTCAGAGCAAGCTCCCGATGTAAATTTCGAATTTGACTGA
- a CDS encoding MerR family transcriptional regulator, whose protein sequence is MQVELPEKRYYGIGEVARAFGVNTSLIRFWEKEFDVLQPKKNAKGNRKFTPQDIKNLQLIYHLVKERGFTLDGAKTHLKEEKQKTLSNFEIIQKLERVKAELIKIKEQL, encoded by the coding sequence ATGCAAGTAGAACTTCCTGAAAAAAGATATTATGGAATTGGGGAAGTGGCCCGTGCTTTTGGGGTAAACACTTCCCTTATTCGGTTTTGGGAAAAGGAATTCGATGTATTGCAACCCAAGAAAAACGCAAAGGGAAATAGGAAATTTACTCCCCAGGACATTAAAAATCTGCAATTGATCTACCATTTGGTCAAGGAAAGGGGATTTACCCTGGACGGTGCCAAAACTCACTTGAAAGAAGAAAAACAAAAGACCTTGTCCAACTTTGAAATTATCCAAAAACTGGAACGCGTTAAGGCAGAGCTTATCAAAATAAAAGAACAGCTATAA
- a CDS encoding M23 family metallopeptidase, which yields MSKVKYYYDPDTLSYRKIEPEKSKRFRNIGFFFLGSLLFGLLGLILLLNTNIINTPRELSLQREVKNYELQFELLNKKMEQIEDVLANIEDRDNNIYRLYFEANPIPEEQRRAGFGGINRYKSLEGFNNSEMVIATTQRLDIIKKQMAIQSKSLDEITKLAEEKEKLLMSIPAIQPISNEDLTRMASGYGWRSDPFTKARKMHYGMDFTAPKGTPVYASGDGKVTRADNNSSGYGKHIRIDHGYGYLSLYGHLSQYNVKKGQKVKRGDLIGFVGSTGRSEAPHLHYEVWKDDDRINPINFYYGSLSPEEFENMLKYANQENQSLD from the coding sequence ATGTCTAAAGTAAAGTACTATTACGATCCGGATACGCTTTCCTATAGGAAAATTGAACCAGAAAAATCCAAACGATTTAGAAACATTGGTTTTTTCTTTTTAGGTTCTCTCCTCTTTGGACTGCTTGGATTGATTTTACTTTTGAATACAAATATCATAAATACCCCACGCGAACTTTCCCTACAGCGGGAAGTAAAAAATTACGAACTACAATTTGAGCTTCTTAATAAAAAAATGGAGCAGATTGAAGATGTTTTGGCCAATATAGAGGATCGGGACAACAATATTTATCGCTTATATTTTGAAGCCAATCCCATACCCGAAGAACAACGACGTGCCGGTTTTGGAGGTATTAATCGATATAAATCCTTGGAAGGTTTCAACAATTCCGAAATGGTGATTGCCACTACCCAGCGATTGGACATTATTAAAAAACAAATGGCCATCCAATCCAAATCCTTGGACGAGATTACCAAGTTGGCAGAGGAAAAGGAAAAGCTTTTAATGTCCATTCCAGCCATTCAACCTATAAGCAACGAAGACCTTACCCGCATGGCATCCGGTTACGGATGGCGTTCCGATCCTTTTACCAAGGCTAGAAAAATGCACTACGGAATGGATTTTACCGCCCCCAAGGGCACGCCCGTTTATGCCTCCGGAGACGGAAAAGTAACTAGGGCGGACAATAATTCATCCGGATACGGAAAGCACATCCGTATTGATCATGGATATGGCTATTTAAGTCTATATGGACATTTGAGCCAGTATAATGTAAAAAAGGGACAGAAAGTAAAAAGAGGTGACCTTATTGGTTTCGTGGGTAGTACGGGGCGATCTGAAGCGCCACATTTGCATTACGAGGTATGGAAGGATGATGATCGCATCAATCCTATTAATTTCTATTATGGCAGTTTATCTCCAGAGGAATTTGAAAATATGTTGAAATACGCCAACCAAGAAAACCAATCCCTGGATTAA
- the alaS gene encoding alanine--tRNA ligase, with the protein MNSKEIRKQFLAFFEGKKHKIVPSAPMVIKDDPTLLFTNAGMNQFKEFFLGINEPKNTRVVDTQKCLRVSGKHNDLEEVGKDTYHHTMFEMLGNWSFGDYFKEEAITWAWELLTQVFKIEKDSLYVSVFEGSEDADMLEKDNEAYAIWNKIVPADRIIMGNKKDNFWEMGDQGPCGPCSEIHVDLRSDEEKSKVSGASLVNQDHPLVVEIWNLVFMQYNRKADGSLESLPAKHVDTGMGFERLCMALQGVKSNYDTDVFTPLIREIEIITDAKYGKTEEADIAIRVIADHIRAVAFSIADGQLPSNTGAGYVIRRILRRAVRYGFTFLETKEPFMYRLVNVLTQNMGEAFPELREQKQLIENVIKEEEHSFLKTLDQGLVLLDSIIEKTKGDIVDGRKAFELYDTYGFPIDLTALILNEKGFSLDEAGFNVAMQEQKNRSKTASETSKGDWEILHSDLEQEFVGYDRLEADVKIVKYRKVESKKRGVQYQLVFNLTPFYAEGGGQVGDKGYLESPDGDVVYIIDTKRENNEIVHFTKNLPKKLEGTFKAVVDSEQRRRTEANHTATHLLHQALREVLGTHVEQKGSAVHSKHLRFDFSHFSKMTKEELEAVEDFVNARISGQLPLEEHRNVPVSEALENGAMALFGEKYGDTVRTIRFGKSIELCGGTHVNNTSDLWHFKIKSEGAVASGIRRIEAITNDAVKDLYAENDKSLNEIVGLLGNPQDTIKAVSQLQEENAELKKQVAALLKDKAKNLKGDLQNELQEKNGVRFLVKKLDLDAAGIKDLSFEMGQNQTDLFLLFATEQDGKALLSCYISKELVASKDLNAGSIVRELGKFIQGGGGGQPFFATAGGKNPAGIPEALEKAKEYLN; encoded by the coding sequence ATGAATTCCAAGGAAATACGAAAGCAGTTCTTAGCATTTTTTGAAGGTAAAAAACACAAAATTGTACCCTCTGCACCTATGGTCATAAAAGATGACCCAACCTTGCTTTTTACCAATGCGGGAATGAACCAGTTCAAGGAGTTTTTCCTAGGTATTAACGAACCCAAAAATACTAGGGTGGTTGACACGCAAAAGTGTCTTCGTGTAAGTGGAAAACATAACGATTTGGAAGAGGTTGGGAAAGATACCTATCATCATACAATGTTCGAGATGCTGGGTAACTGGAGTTTTGGGGATTATTTTAAGGAAGAGGCCATTACCTGGGCATGGGAATTGTTGACCCAGGTTTTCAAAATAGAAAAGGACAGTTTGTACGTTTCCGTTTTTGAGGGAAGTGAGGATGCGGATATGTTGGAAAAGGATAACGAGGCCTATGCCATATGGAACAAAATTGTTCCTGCGGACCGAATTATCATGGGTAACAAAAAGGACAATTTTTGGGAAATGGGCGATCAAGGACCTTGTGGACCCTGTTCCGAAATCCATGTGGATTTGCGTTCCGATGAGGAGAAATCAAAGGTTTCAGGCGCAAGTTTGGTAAACCAGGATCATCCGTTGGTGGTTGAAATCTGGAACTTGGTATTTATGCAGTACAATCGAAAGGCAGACGGTTCCTTGGAAAGCCTACCGGCCAAGCATGTGGACACGGGAATGGGTTTCGAGCGTCTCTGTATGGCTTTGCAAGGTGTAAAATCCAATTATGATACGGATGTATTTACACCTTTGATCAGGGAAATTGAAATCATTACCGATGCAAAATATGGGAAAACAGAAGAGGCGGATATTGCCATTCGCGTCATTGCAGATCACATACGTGCGGTGGCCTTTTCCATTGCAGACGGACAATTGCCGAGCAATACCGGAGCTGGATATGTCATCAGAAGAATATTACGCCGTGCGGTTCGGTACGGGTTTACCTTTTTAGAGACCAAAGAGCCTTTTATGTACCGTTTGGTAAATGTGCTTACCCAAAATATGGGAGAGGCCTTTCCAGAGCTTAGGGAGCAAAAGCAACTTATTGAAAATGTCATCAAGGAAGAGGAACACAGCTTTTTGAAAACCTTGGACCAAGGATTGGTCCTCCTGGATTCCATCATTGAAAAAACAAAAGGGGATATTGTGGATGGAAGAAAGGCTTTTGAACTTTATGATACCTATGGATTTCCAATAGACCTTACAGCGTTGATCTTGAATGAAAAAGGATTTTCATTGGACGAAGCAGGTTTTAATGTTGCCATGCAGGAACAAAAGAATCGTTCCAAAACGGCTTCGGAAACTTCCAAGGGGGATTGGGAGATTTTACATTCCGATTTAGAACAGGAGTTTGTGGGGTATGACCGATTGGAGGCCGATGTTAAAATTGTAAAGTATAGAAAGGTCGAATCCAAAAAACGAGGAGTTCAATATCAACTGGTTTTTAATTTGACACCTTTCTATGCAGAAGGTGGGGGACAAGTAGGCGATAAGGGCTATTTGGAATCTCCTGATGGAGATGTGGTCTACATCATCGATACCAAAAGGGAAAACAATGAAATAGTCCATTTTACAAAGAACTTGCCCAAAAAATTAGAGGGTACTTTTAAAGCTGTCGTGGATAGTGAACAACGTCGAAGAACCGAGGCCAATCACACGGCTACCCATTTGTTGCATCAGGCACTGAGGGAGGTATTGGGAACCCATGTGGAGCAAAAGGGGTCTGCGGTGCATTCCAAGCACCTACGTTTCGATTTTTCCCATTTTTCAAAAATGACCAAAGAGGAACTGGAAGCCGTGGAAGACTTTGTAAATGCTAGGATTTCGGGACAATTACCCCTGGAGGAACATCGCAATGTACCTGTAAGCGAAGCCTTGGAAAATGGGGCTATGGCTCTCTTTGGTGAAAAATATGGGGATACCGTAAGAACCATTCGTTTTGGAAAGTCCATTGAATTGTGCGGGGGTACACATGTCAACAATACATCGGATTTATGGCATTTTAAAATAAAGTCGGAAGGGGCTGTTGCCTCAGGAATTCGAAGGATAGAGGCAATTACCAATGATGCCGTGAAAGATTTGTATGCCGAGAACGATAAGTCCTTAAATGAGATTGTCGGGTTATTGGGAAATCCACAGGATACCATTAAGGCGGTGAGTCAACTACAAGAAGAGAATGCTGAGTTAAAGAAACAGGTAGCGGCGCTTTTGAAGGATAAGGCCAAAAATCTCAAAGGCGATTTGCAAAATGAATTGCAGGAGAAAAATGGTGTCCGATTTCTAGTGAAAAAACTCGATCTGGATGCCGCTGGTATCAAGGATTTGAGCTTTGAAATGGGTCAAAATCAAACCGACCTCTTTTTACTTTTTGCCACGGAGCAGGATGGAAAGGCCCTGCTATCCTGTTATATTTCCAAAGAATTGGTTGCCTCAAAGGATTTGAACGCAGGTTCCATAGTTAGGGAGCTAGGCAAATTTATACAAGGCGGAGGAGGAGGGCAGCCCTTTTTTGCTACTGCCGGGGGTAAAAATCCAGCAGGAATCCCGGAAGCTTTGGAAAAGGCCAAGGAATATTTAAATTAA
- a CDS encoding alpha/beta fold hydrolase translates to MKIYGISGLGADKRVFEYLDLDSEFYPIDWIDPFKKESISEYAKRLSQIIDTTEKFCLIGVSFGGLVAVEINRFLKPELTILISSVATKHELSPFLRFLGKTKLTQIIPTKFFKPPYWILYYLFGTRKTKLLKDILEDTDLVFAKWAINELLNWKNDSSIDNVIKIHGTSDRLIPPSGEVEIIKGGGHFMIVDRAKEISRIINEKIALIK, encoded by the coding sequence TTGAAAATTTACGGAATAAGTGGGTTAGGAGCGGATAAAAGGGTATTTGAATACTTGGACCTTGATTCGGAGTTCTATCCAATAGATTGGATAGATCCTTTTAAAAAGGAATCTATTTCGGAATATGCAAAAAGGTTGTCCCAAATAATTGATACAACTGAAAAATTTTGTTTAATAGGAGTAAGCTTTGGAGGATTGGTTGCTGTGGAAATCAACAGATTCTTAAAACCGGAATTAACGATTTTAATTTCTTCGGTTGCAACGAAACACGAATTAAGTCCCTTTTTGAGATTTCTTGGTAAAACAAAATTAACCCAGATAATTCCAACAAAATTTTTTAAGCCCCCATACTGGATTTTATATTATCTATTTGGAACTAGAAAAACTAAACTGCTGAAGGATATCTTAGAAGATACTGATTTGGTTTTTGCAAAATGGGCGATAAATGAATTACTTAATTGGAAAAATGATTCGTCTATTGATAATGTTATTAAAATTCACGGAACAAGCGATAGATTGATACCTCCTAGTGGAGAAGTGGAAATTATAAAAGGAGGCGGTCATTTCATGATTGTTGACAGGGCAAAAGAAATTAGTCGAATTATAAATGAAAAGATTGCTTTAATAAAATGA
- a CDS encoding GSCFA domain-containing protein — translation MMKLQTQISLEPASGQIDYSSRILLLGSCFSENIGKKLEYYKFQTFQNPFGILFHPLAIENLVQRTIEGKAYQQDEIFERDGIWRCFDAHSELSSGFKEELLKGLNDAIFHTAKALKESSHIIITLGTSWVYEHKERNAIVANCHKVPQKDFAKKLLSPAEIELSLQNVMALIQKVNPNAQIIFTISPVRHIKDGFVENQRSKAHLITAIHSVLSSRAQSKELAYFPSYEILMDELRDYRFYEKDMVHPNELAVDYIWEKFSKVFISEASLETMQEVKSIRQGMAHRPFIPDSEKHQLFLKNLKNRIKELQKKLPFIDFS, via the coding sequence ATGATGAAACTCCAGACCCAAATTTCTTTGGAACCTGCTTCAGGTCAAATAGATTATTCCAGTAGAATACTTTTGCTTGGGTCTTGTTTTTCGGAAAATATTGGAAAGAAACTGGAGTATTATAAATTTCAAACGTTCCAAAATCCCTTTGGTATCTTATTTCATCCCTTGGCCATTGAAAATTTAGTGCAAAGAACCATTGAAGGAAAAGCGTATCAGCAAGATGAGATTTTTGAACGAGATGGTATTTGGCGCTGCTTTGATGCGCATTCAGAATTAAGTTCTGGCTTCAAAGAGGAATTGTTAAAGGGTTTGAACGATGCTATTTTCCATACCGCCAAGGCTCTAAAGGAGTCTTCCCATATCATAATCACTTTGGGCACCTCATGGGTCTATGAGCATAAGGAAAGGAATGCGATTGTAGCAAATTGCCATAAGGTTCCGCAAAAGGATTTCGCTAAAAAATTATTGAGTCCAGCCGAAATTGAGTTAAGTCTTCAAAATGTGATGGCCTTGATTCAAAAAGTGAATCCCAATGCACAAATTATCTTTACGATTTCGCCCGTTCGCCATATCAAAGATGGTTTTGTGGAAAACCAACGGAGCAAGGCGCATTTAATCACTGCGATACATTCCGTTTTGTCATCTCGAGCGCAGTCGAAAGAACTTGCATATTTCCCTTCGTACGAAATTCTGATGGATGAGCTGCGCGATTATCGCTTTTACGAGAAAGATATGGTGCACCCAAACGAGCTTGCCGTGGATTATATCTGGGAAAAATTCTCAAAGGTCTTTATTTCAGAAGCTTCCCTTGAAACCATGCAGGAAGTGAAGAGTATTCGACAGGGTATGGCCCACAGACCATTTATTCCTGATTCGGAAAAGCATCAATTATTTTTAAAAAATCTGAAGAATAGAATTAAAGAGCTTCAGAAGAAATTACCCTTTATTGATTTTTCATAA
- a CDS encoding tetratricopeptide repeat-containing sensor histidine kinase codes for MRQISWLYFVFTFCSLQIYAQKSELDSLLSATRAMENDSLQIEAYNKIAFEFIFKDVSKAKKIIEEGKQIALDHDFSFGIAQMTNTHGIYMDVIGKSDSANYYFSKALKLSREKKIPFIEAKCLNNLGMFHWNRTNYKEALAYFFDSLKMNEDLGNEKATANPLNNIGLIYLEMYLFEDALKYHRKALAIREKYGMSKEQVASLNNIGICLKSLGRLDEAIEVLNKGIQLAQSSGNYLDFYRLHDTLGNVLQLKGEFPKSLEAYLTALNAGKTNHSNIRDELSTNNNVVALYNKMNEPQKALHYIEEGLRILNENPNLETYAIDIHLNRAETLFMLDQNEMARASLDRYVVLQDSLFSETNAKALAEMETKYESAKKEKELLEQREQLTKRELEIKRKNNIIFGSLALAFLLGLIGYLFYGQQRLKNKQLLKEAELKAALMRIETQNRLQDQRLHISRDLHDSIGSNLTFIISTIDTVGYGLKNGNQQVKSQLDQLSKFAKNTIKELRDTIWAMNKEAISFEDLHYRINSFMTQADTSSKGVHFEFVVDSAIDQTHSFTANEGIHIYRIIQEAVTNALKHAFTKDDDIDQRKIAVHIYRTHDFFHIQIEDAGSGFDKEKVLMGNGLKNMQKRAKEIDGELEINATDGKGTILILKIPARYGEKD; via the coding sequence ATGAGGCAAATATCGTGGTTGTATTTTGTTTTTACTTTTTGTAGCCTACAAATCTATGCTCAAAAGTCTGAACTGGACAGTTTGTTAAGTGCGACTAGAGCAATGGAAAATGACTCCCTCCAAATAGAGGCCTATAATAAAATTGCATTCGAATTTATTTTCAAAGATGTATCAAAAGCAAAGAAAATAATTGAAGAGGGTAAACAAATTGCCTTGGATCATGATTTTTCTTTTGGGATTGCACAAATGACCAATACCCATGGAATTTATATGGATGTTATTGGTAAATCAGATTCTGCGAACTATTATTTTTCAAAAGCTCTAAAACTAAGTCGGGAAAAGAAAATTCCGTTTATAGAAGCAAAATGCTTGAATAATTTGGGAATGTTCCATTGGAACAGAACCAATTACAAAGAAGCCTTGGCCTATTTTTTTGATTCCTTAAAAATGAATGAAGATTTGGGGAATGAAAAAGCAACGGCCAATCCGTTGAACAATATCGGCTTGATCTATCTGGAAATGTATTTGTTCGAGGATGCTCTCAAATACCACCGAAAAGCACTGGCAATAAGAGAAAAATATGGGATGTCCAAAGAGCAAGTAGCCTCATTGAACAATATTGGGATTTGTCTTAAAAGCCTAGGGAGGTTAGATGAAGCGATCGAGGTTCTGAATAAGGGGATTCAGTTGGCGCAGTCTTCTGGAAATTATTTGGATTTCTATAGGTTGCACGACACTCTTGGTAATGTGCTGCAATTGAAAGGAGAGTTCCCAAAATCGTTGGAAGCTTATCTTACCGCTTTGAATGCCGGGAAAACAAATCATTCCAATATTAGAGATGAATTGAGCACCAATAATAATGTGGTTGCGCTGTACAATAAAATGAACGAACCCCAAAAAGCCTTGCACTATATCGAAGAAGGTCTACGAATTTTAAACGAAAATCCGAATCTTGAAACGTATGCCATAGATATCCATTTGAACCGGGCTGAAACGCTGTTCATGCTCGATCAAAACGAAATGGCAAGAGCATCCTTGGATAGGTATGTTGTTTTGCAAGATTCTTTGTTCTCGGAAACGAATGCCAAGGCATTGGCCGAGATGGAAACCAAATATGAGTCGGCCAAAAAAGAAAAAGAGCTATTGGAGCAACGCGAACAATTGACCAAAAGGGAGTTGGAAATAAAACGAAAGAACAACATCATTTTTGGCTCTTTGGCACTTGCTTTTTTGTTGGGTCTTATCGGGTATCTGTTTTACGGTCAGCAGCGACTCAAGAACAAGCAGTTGCTAAAGGAAGCAGAACTGAAAGCAGCTTTAATGCGTATTGAGACGCAGAACAGGTTACAGGATCAGCGTTTACATATCTCCAGGGATTTGCACGACAGTATAGGGAGTAATTTGACGTTTATCATTTCTACAATTGATACGGTGGGTTACGGGTTAAAAAATGGAAATCAACAGGTAAAGTCTCAATTAGATCAGCTAAGCAAATTTGCAAAGAATACCATTAAGGAGTTGAGGGATACGATTTGGGCCATGAATAAAGAGGCAATAAGTTTCGAAGATTTGCACTACAGAATAAATTCGTTTATGACTCAGGCCGATACCTCTTCAAAAGGTGTCCATTTTGAGTTTGTGGTCGACTCTGCCATTGATCAGACCCATTCCTTTACCGCAAATGAGGGTATTCATATATACCGAATAATTCAAGAGGCGGTGACCAACGCTTTAAAACATGCATTTACTAAAGATGATGATATCGATCAACGGAAGATAGCCGTTCATATTTACCGGACCCATGATTTTTTTCATATACAAATAGAGGATGCGGGATCTGGATTTGACAAAGAAAAAGTGCTCATGGGCAATGGCCTCAAGAATATGCAGAAGAGGGCCAAGGAGATTGATGGCGAATTGGAAATTAATGCGACTGACGGAAAGGGCACTATCCTAATTTTAAAGATACCTGCACGATATGGAGAGAAAGATTAG
- a CDS encoding response regulator, whose amino-acid sequence MERKIRLALVDDNSFLIKAIEDKLSFFENISIKWKAESGSKCLEMLAIDHQLDMILMDIEMPILNGIETTEIVKKKHPQIKIVMLTVFDNDEHIFNAIKAGADGYLLKEIDPESLMRGIHETMTGGAAMTPTIALKALRLLRNPMVTNYFPNEETVVLTKREEEVLEQLSSGLSYTKIAENLHVSPSTVRKHIEHIYTKLQVHNKLEAIEKAKRINLI is encoded by the coding sequence ATGGAGAGAAAGATTAGATTGGCGCTTGTAGATGATAATTCCTTTCTTATAAAGGCAATAGAGGATAAGTTATCATTTTTTGAAAATATCAGTATTAAATGGAAGGCAGAGAGCGGTTCTAAATGTTTAGAAATGTTAGCTATTGACCATCAATTGGATATGATTCTAATGGATATTGAGATGCCCATTTTGAATGGCATTGAAACGACCGAAATCGTTAAGAAGAAACACCCCCAAATTAAAATTGTCATGTTAACCGTTTTTGATAATGATGAACATATTTTTAATGCAATAAAAGCAGGTGCAGACGGTTATTTGTTGAAAGAAATTGATCCAGAAAGTTTGATGCGGGGAATTCACGAAACCATGACAGGAGGTGCCGCTATGACACCGACCATAGCGCTTAAGGCATTGAGACTATTAAGAAATCCTATGGTAACAAATTATTTTCCCAATGAGGAAACTGTGGTGCTTACCAAAAGGGAGGAAGAGGTTTTAGAGCAATTGAGCAGTGGCTTGAGTTATACGAAAATTGCAGAAAATCTTCATGTTTCGCCAAGTACGGTGCGCAAGCATATTGAACATATCTACACGAAACTTCAGGTACATAATAAATTGGAGGCCATAGAAAAGGCGAAGCGAATCAATTTGATTTGA
- a CDS encoding DUF4230 domain-containing protein, whose translation MKKFVAGVLITLTFVFIIRSCAADKNNKSILEENSMLIQQEIANVSKLIVTEGHFSEVYNYRDSKELFGPLLTAEKKALVVVNADVTVAFDLSKVDFEIDEAAKTLRIKSIPKPEIKLNPDFEYYDVTADYLNQFDEADYNKIKKTVTNSLMKKVEASSLLSNAENRLISELQKFYILTNSLGWQLTYRGEKIDTASQLQKMDTLVP comes from the coding sequence ATGAAAAAATTTGTTGCCGGTGTCCTAATTACTTTGACTTTCGTCTTTATAATCCGTTCCTGTGCGGCCGATAAAAACAACAAATCCATTCTTGAGGAAAATTCTATGCTCATACAGCAAGAAATTGCGAATGTTTCTAAATTGATCGTTACCGAAGGGCATTTTTCAGAGGTATACAATTACAGGGATTCCAAGGAACTTTTTGGGCCTTTGCTTACGGCGGAAAAAAAAGCTTTGGTAGTGGTAAATGCAGATGTAACCGTGGCCTTTGATTTAAGTAAAGTCGATTTTGAAATTGATGAAGCAGCCAAAACGTTACGGATAAAAAGTATACCTAAGCCCGAAATAAAACTAAATCCCGATTTTGAATATTACGATGTAACGGCTGATTATCTCAACCAGTTCGATGAAGCAGATTATAATAAAATAAAAAAGACCGTGACCAATTCCTTAATGAAAAAGGTAGAGGCCTCTTCTTTACTTTCCAACGCCGAGAATAGGTTGATCAGTGAACTGCAAAAGTTTTATATTCTTACGAATTCACTGGGTTGGCAGTTAACCTACAGAGGTGAGAAAATAGATACTGCAAGTCAACTACAAAAAATGGATACACTAGTGCCCTAA